The DNA region TTTTATTTTAACTGCTGATGATGGAAGTACATTTGAATCTAAATCTGTATTATTAGCTACAGGATCAGTTCCAAGACGTGCAGGATTTAAAGGTGAAAATGAGTTTTTTGGAAGAGGAATTTCTACTTGTGCAACTTGTGATGGATTTTTTTATAAAGGAAAAGAGGTTGCAGTAGTTGGAGGAGGAGATTCAGCTTTAGAAGAGGCAGTATATTTATCAAAGATATGTAGTAAAGTATATTTAGTACATAGAAGAGATACATATAGAGCAGCACCAAGTACAATAGAGCATATGAAGAAGACTGAGAATATAGAAGAAGTAACAAATGTAGATGTGGAGGAAGTGTTTGGAGATGCATCAGGTGTTACAGGATTAAAAGTAAAAAGTAAAGAAGATGGAACAATAAGACAATTAGATGTACCAGGGGTATTTATTTTTGTAGGAAGAGATGTATTAAATGAGCCAATAAAAAATGAAGATGGAACATTTATATGTGATACTGATGATCAAGGTCAAGTTATTGTTGATTTAAAAATGAGAACTTCTTTATCTGGTTTATATGCTGCTGGTGATGTGAGAATTGATGCTGCTAAACAAGTCGTTTGTGCTGCTGGTGACGGTGCTACTGCTGCTGTTGATATTATTGATTTTTTAGGATAAGAGGGAAAAGTATATTATGATAAATGTTGGTATTGTTGGAAGTACAGGAAGAGTTGGTACACTTTTAATAGATGATCTAAAAAAAGATGAAGAAGCAAAATTAGCTGCTGTTCATGTTTTTGATAAATTAGAAAAAGATGTACCAGAAGATGTAGTTATCACAAATGATATGAAAACTTTACTTGAAAGTGTTGATGTTGTAATTGATTTCTCAGCACCATCTGCAACTGAAGAGTTATTAACTCAAGTAATAGAAAGTGATATAAAAAAACCATTAGTAATTGCTACAACTGGTTTTTCTAAACATCAACAAAATTTATTGATTGAAGCAAGTAAACTTGTTCCAATTTTATACTCTACAAATATGAGTTTAGGAGTTGCAGTATTAAATAAATTAGTATCTCTTGCTTCTAAAACATTAAAAGATTTTGATATAGAAATTGTAGAGCAACATCATAGATATAAAGTTGATTCTCCTTCTGGTACTGCATTAACTTTAGCAGAAAGTGCTGCAAAAGCAAGAGATTTAGAACTTGATAAAGTTAGGGTCTCAGGTAGAGATGGAGAGATTGGAGCAAGAACAAAAGATGAAATTGGTGTTATGAGTTTAAGAGGTGGAGATATTGTTGGTCGTCACACTGTTGGACTTTATAATGATGGTGAGTTTATTGAACTTCACCACACTGCAACAGCTAGAAATACTTTTTCAAAAGGTGCAATTAGAGTTGCAAAATGGCTTGTAGGTAAAGAACCAAATTTATACTCTATAAATGATGCTTTAGGTCTATAATTAAAAATTTTAAATTAAAAATTAAAGAGAAGAAATTTATCGCGCATCAGGTTCACTTCTCTTTTTTTCAGAAGGTTAAATAAATGTGTGCAATAGTTGGAATTTATGGTAATGAAAATGCTGCAAGGCTAGCTTCTTTAGCTTTGTTTTCTATGCAGCATAGAGGTCAAGAAGCAACAGGTATCTCTTCTTCTTGTAATGGTAAAATTTATACTAAAAAAGATAGAGGTTTAGTTTCTGAAGTATTTACAGATGAAGCTTTATCTTATTTAAAAGGTAACATGGCAATAGGGCATAATAGGTATTCAACAGCAGGTGGAGATTCTATTTTAGATGCACAACCAGTTTTTGCAAAATATAAGCTGGGTGAAATATCAATAGTTCATAATGGAAATCTAATTAATAAAAATGAAGTTAGAAAAGATTTGATTGATAATGGTGCGATATTTCAAACAGGAATGGATACTGAAAATTTAATTCATCTAATTGCTAAAAATACAAAAGACAGATTAAGAGATAGAATAAAAGAAGCATTAACTAAAACAATTGGTGCATACTGTTTTATTGTTCAATCAAGATCTAAACAATTTGTAATCAGAGATAGATATGGAATTAGACCTTTATCTTTAGGAAAAATAAAATCTGGTGGATATATTGTTGCAAGTGAAACATGTGCATTTGATTTAGTTGATGCAGAGTTTATTAGAGATGTAAATCCTGGTGAAATGTTGATTTTTAGTGAAAAAACTGATGAAATAGAATCTATACAACTATTTGAACCAGAATTTAGACCATGTGCATTTGAATATGTATATTTTGCAAGACCTGACTCTGTTATAGATGGAAAAAATGTTTATCAAACAAGACAAAATATGGGTAGAACTTTAGCAAGAAATGATGCTAAAAAAGATTTTAAAGCTGATATAGTTATTCCTGTTCCAGATTCAGGGGTTCCAGCTGCATTAGGATATGCAAGTGAAAG from Malaciobacter molluscorum LMG 25693 includes:
- the trxB gene encoding thioredoxin-disulfide reductase: MLDLAIIGGGPAGLTAGLYSTRGGLKEVVMFEMGMPGGQITGSSEIENYPGQLEVVSGLDLMQSWPQQAMKFGLKHEMKKISSVVKNGDIFILTADDGSTFESKSVLLATGSVPRRAGFKGENEFFGRGISTCATCDGFFYKGKEVAVVGGGDSALEEAVYLSKICSKVYLVHRRDTYRAAPSTIEHMKKTENIEEVTNVDVEEVFGDASGVTGLKVKSKEDGTIRQLDVPGVFIFVGRDVLNEPIKNEDGTFICDTDDQGQVIVDLKMRTSLSGLYAAGDVRIDAAKQVVCAAGDGATAAVDIIDFLG
- the dapB gene encoding 4-hydroxy-tetrahydrodipicolinate reductase, giving the protein MINVGIVGSTGRVGTLLIDDLKKDEEAKLAAVHVFDKLEKDVPEDVVITNDMKTLLESVDVVIDFSAPSATEELLTQVIESDIKKPLVIATTGFSKHQQNLLIEASKLVPILYSTNMSLGVAVLNKLVSLASKTLKDFDIEIVEQHHRYKVDSPSGTALTLAESAAKARDLELDKVRVSGRDGEIGARTKDEIGVMSLRGGDIVGRHTVGLYNDGEFIELHHTATARNTFSKGAIRVAKWLVGKEPNLYSINDALGL
- the purF gene encoding amidophosphoribosyltransferase, which codes for MCAIVGIYGNENAARLASLALFSMQHRGQEATGISSSCNGKIYTKKDRGLVSEVFTDEALSYLKGNMAIGHNRYSTAGGDSILDAQPVFAKYKLGEISIVHNGNLINKNEVRKDLIDNGAIFQTGMDTENLIHLIAKNTKDRLRDRIKEALTKTIGAYCFIVQSRSKQFVIRDRYGIRPLSLGKIKSGGYIVASETCAFDLVDAEFIRDVNPGEMLIFSEKTDEIESIQLFEPEFRPCAFEYVYFARPDSVIDGKNVYQTRQNMGRTLARNDAKKDFKADIVIPVPDSGVPAALGYASESKIPFELGIIRNHYVGRTFIEPTQEMRNIKVKMKLSPMKSLIEGKSLLVIDDSIVRGTTSKRIVKMLKDAGAKEVHFRVASPEIKFPCYYGIDTPTQEELISHRMTKDEICEYIQADSLEYLSIEDLKNSIGSDRNYALESFDGDYFVTK